DNA sequence from the Falco peregrinus isolate bFalPer1 chromosome 16, bFalPer1.pri, whole genome shotgun sequence genome:
ATAGATCAAAGAGTCTTTTCTGGTAACCCCTAAAGAAAGCCAGGGCTGTCTGGCCGTTCGAGCCATCGGGACTTCTGTGGTTTGATCCTGATATGCCACTTGGCGACAAGTGAACGGCAGCATTTCCCTGCCTTAGTTACCCTTTCCATAAAGTGAAACTTACGAAAATAGTCCCCTGCAAAAGGCTTAGTCCAGTGTTTCCCAGCTACAACAGGTCTTTCCTCTGCCAAAGGCAGACCCTTTGTGAAGCTGCAGGGTACTCTGCCGATATAAAACACATGGAAGTATTTTTACTCACTAGTTGAGGGCAAGGGCTGTTAGCGCAGTTGCAGGACTGCAAATTGAGGTGGCACAGATCAGCTGGACcctcagctgccagcagccatggATGGGCCTGGGACAGGGGAGGTCACTGGGACCTGCGAGCTCTGGGGGCATTCAAGGGTGCAAGGGGCTCTCGTGGGTGCTGGCTCGGGAGCTGTGAATCCAAACCCAGCACTAGCCCcactcaaaacctacagctgcaAGCCTGGTGGTTCTGAATGCGTGAGAAAGCAGGCAGTGATGGAGAAGAGCTTTCCCAAAAGACTCTTCCAGGGAGGTTTCTAAGTGCTCAGATCAAAGGAGCTGCTGCCCAAGGAAGAGTAGGAGGAGGCAGGACCGCTTCTTACCCAGCACGTAGATCTTGGTGCCTCGCAGGAAGGATGTGGCAGCGTACCTGGGTGTGGGCATGGCTGCCAGTGACACCCAGATGTCCTTGAGCATGTCGTAGTGCTGCAGGTAGTTGTGCGGCCGCAGGTCAGATCCCATCCCACCAGCCGCATAGACTCTGTAGTCTGGAGAGGGCcaagaagagggggaaaaaaataaaataatcccaCGTTATTATAGGAAAGCATCAGAAATAGCCCCTTGCAAAAAGGCACGTGCCATCATATGGTGTGGACCAGAATTGTTCGCTCCTGCCCAGGCCCTGTGCATGTCCCGAGctcccatccccagggcagaggggaacGCAGCATCCTTCTGGTCCCTGCAGGAATGCTGATGCTCTCCCCCATCagtggctgctgctcctcagctcagctcctgctttGCCCCGCCGAGGTCTGGCACAggatggcagctctgccacccaGACCAGAGGACCCAGAGCCAAGGCACTGAGGCTACTTGTTCCTCACCAAATCCCTAGCAGCCACATCCAACCTCTGGCTATCAGCAAACCTGGCTCTCCAAAACGGAGTCCCACCTGCACAGCACCCACGTTATCTCCTTCAACAAGCACTTCACAGACAAGATTCAGGAGAGCAGCGACAGCAGCCTTGCCCTTTGTGGGCAGCCTtacaaagcagctggaaaagcagagcccagcctgCGCGCTGCAAGGATTTGGGCAGCTATTTCTGTTCCCGGCCTCTCACACCAAACTGACCCTGCCATATCAGTCAAGCAAGCTTATactcagagagaaaaatcatcTCCAAGAtggtaaatattatttttaagcattcCTTGATGGTAGCTTTTAAACCCACTTAAGCAAACAAACCAAGCAGCTTTCAAAGAAGCTGCCTGGAGATTAGATTCGTAATCCCGGGCACGGCGGAAAGCTGGCCGACCTCAGGCACGCTGCTTGGGAACACAACTCCCAGTCTCAGGCTTTTCAAAGCACGGGAGAGCATGCTAAAGGAAATCAATGCTCCGTGTCTCtgcttagaaattaaaaaatgagatgGGCTGATAAGGCAGAGCCTTGCAGCCGTTTAACAAGCCCTGTTCAAGGCAGTGGTTAAGCTTTCAGAGGGAGCTACACAGGAGCCCCCCACGAGGCCAGCTGCTTCCCCTCCTTGTACGATGGTTTGACCCCACCACCATGAAGCTGACTTTCTTCTGGCCAGTTCCGGGTTTGGACCAGAGATGTCTCTTCAAATCAAAGCTATTCCGCGGCTCTGAGACCTTcaccctggctctgcagctcagccacgtcctcccagcctggctgcactCGGCCAGCAGCACTGTTCCTATTTTTCCAGGATCTGCAGCACACAAAGACCAGAATTTACTACAAAACCATGGAGAGGTTTTATTTGAGACCTTGGAGCTTGGGCCTGTCTGAAATACCCCCAGgtgccagcacagccactgctctCACAGCTGCAGGGCTGATGGTACTGGGCAACCCCTGAGTTTAACTGGATGCCTACAGAAGAGTCATCTTTAGCAGGTGGGATATGACAAATACTTCTAGAAGCCCAGAAAAGGTTTTGGAGAACAATGTAACAGTGTGCCATTGCCCAGAGAGCTTCTGTGCCTGATGCATCAGCCGATGCTaaccctgcccaccccaccaccatcccaccctgccctgggagggcacagcagggacagaACCCTCCTTGCCTTTTGCAGTCACCGAGATGCCCATGGCTGCCTCTCTCAGCGAGTTCCTCTTCTTCCACTTGCCCTCATCTATGTTGTACATCTCCACTATCTTCAGCGGCATCTGATTCACTCCAACCCCTCCTATCACCATGATCCTCTTGCCCAAGGTGACCACGGCCACCCCTGCTCGGGCCGTGGGCATGGCCGGCAGCGAGGTCCACTGGTCAGCCTCGGGGGAGTAGACCTCGAAGCAGTCCATGGGGACACCGTTGTCATCGCAGCCCCCGATGGCAAACACCTGCCCGCCGGCTTCCACCAGTGTCGAGTAGACCCTGCTGCTTGGGAGCGGGGCGAGGGTTTTCCACTGGAAATCTTTGGTATTAGCTACCTCCATGGTGGCTGCTGCGGCGAGGCAGCATCGGTCCCGGCCCAAGGGAGGGGGCTGGCTATGCTGCAAAACAGAGCAGGGAAGTGCCAGGGAAAAATAAGGGAGAAACACGAAGTGCAAATACCCACCCTGCCCCTTCAggatgcagggcagggagctgagcaTCCCCCATCCCCTCTGCCACCCCCTGACACAGAGCATCAGTGACCGGTACCTCTCATTGCGTCTCCATTAATCCTGCAGTTCCAGATCGGCTTCAAGCTCACGCCAAGACTgatcctaaaaataaaacaaaacaaaagagggaggaaggagaggaaaaaaaaaaaaaaaaaaaaaggcaagagaggTTGGAGTCAGTTTGTTATCCTGTTTCCTGAGCATCCCCGCCCCCAAGCGACATTCAAACTGAGGAGGCTGCAAGCTGTCTGCTCACTTCCCTGGCtgtcctcctgcctgctggagaACTTTTCCTTGCATCCTCCTTCTCTGACCTGATTATTCCTCCTGACCCCTGTGTACGTCCTCAGGCAGAACCTGGGGAGAACCTGCCCCAGGAATCCCCGGCTGGGGAAGGCGAAAGCCAGCActccctctccagccccacactgcGGAGCTGTAAGGGATCCAGAGAGCATCTGCGGAGCTGTAAGGGATCCAGCCCAGCAGGGAGAGGCACAAGCTCTTGCTGGAAACCCACGgtcttttttcattccttctctcGGAAAGGCCTTTAAGCACGCAGATGAGATTAATTAGCGCAGGAGGACAGAGAGAGGACAAACAGAAAGGAACAAAGGCAGGGGCTTGCTCGCTCACCCAGCATGGAATAAGGTGCGTTTCACACTGAGCAACCTCACCTGCACTGCGTAACTGGAGTTGTTTAACAATTGCCCTTAAAACAAAGTAAGATTTATCTGTGCCCTTGCAGACgcagcctctcccagcacaCGCTGCCTGCACAAGCCTTCGGAGGCAGGACTGTAGGGCAGAGTGAGCAGTTGCCAAGAAAACCCAAAGAAGGCAAACTCCTGGCCGAGCGCCGCTCTGGTCTAGGACAGCAtcattccttcttttccccatgCACAGACGCCTGAGACTTTTCCCTGTGGGTGCTGAGGTCCCACCGAGCCCCTGGTAAAGAGCTtccctggcagcagagcagggctctgctccTGGACCCACATCCCTGCCCCCTGGACCCACATCCCTGCCCCCTGGCTGACAGCCAGCCCAGGGCCAGTGCCTCAGCCCACTCGCTGCTTGcgggtgttttttcttctgatacagCAGTGGGGATGTGGGATGGGATGCAAAGAGCCAACTTTCTCTCTCCTAAGACACCCAAGCACAAATAAAGCAACGAACTAGTACAGCCCTTGGGTTTCTTAAGGGGATGGACTCCCTTCTCCCAAAAAGGAGAACCAGACTTGTTTCCTGCTGCTTCATctggagcagagagaaaacaagtggGCTTTGCAAAACTCCCTGACCCATGAACAGGTCATCTCCACTCTGAACCCCACCGCCTTGCCCTGCCACAGTGCTTACTCCCCAGGTCTGACCACAGCCCTTCAGCTCTGGGAGCCCTCTGACAGCCAGAGCAGACAGCCTGTAGCTTAGCAACAGCCACCTACAGCGCCTTCATCATCCGAGTGGGTATCCTGATGCTTTCCGGGGACCACAGCGTGAGGCAATGAGGCAGATCCCCCTGGAAGGGGAGAAGCCCTGGGATGCACCAGGCTGCTCGCAGGGCAGATCCACACGGGCTGTTGCTGCTGTACCCCAGACTCATCCTGCATGCGGCACACCACGTTATTGCTTCTGTAAATTCATGCCTGTCGGGTAAGCAGGGAGACAGAGGTGGCCCTTGGACCAGAGCCAGGGTGTTTGCGGTTATCTCAGACAGCTACAGTGCAGCATCCCCACAAACTCCTCATCTCTGCCTCGGGGCTGAGCCTGCAGGGCCCATCTGAAGGGAAGATCCGTTTCCATGGTCATGTTACTTCCTACATCTCCTCTGAAAGTGTGAATTAGAGGAGGCTGATGGAAAAGCATCAGTGAAACAGGTCCCCAACAGCTGGATCGAGCACCATCAAAAGTCTCTTCATGTAAATCTGAGCTGGCATGGGAACTGATCAATTCAAACAgggctgtttatttttaacttattCTCCCAAATACATTTCAGTAGTTAGCTAAACATCAGTTATTGCATAAAGAACGTGGTTCATAAACTCATGGATGCTCCTTGGGCTGTaaccctccagcagcaggacccAGCACAGGCACATGCGCACATCCCCGGTACAAAGGAACACAAAAGCAatgatgaaaagcagcagcaagtcaAGCCACACTgtgcctctccccagcagcagaggagaaagggaCAAGCAGCAGACCTGCTCACCAGCTGTTGGTCTCCCTTCCCTTCAATGCCTTGTCATCCGATGTGCATCACCACCCGCCACCCGACCAGCTCAGGTGGGTTTGTCTTGGCAGTTTAAGCATCTCTGGACTATTCCTTTCATGAATAGTTTATTCCCTTTCCAGGCGAATTTCATGCACTACCATGACAAGTTCAGCACGGGCCAGCAAATTAGAAAAGCAGAGCCAGCTCCTATTTCCAGGAGCATGACAAATTTGCATCCTGACCTCCGAGAAGTAATTTTCCTGCCCTGTGCCTCCATTTCTTCAATGAAAAAACGCAGATGAGACACAATCAGCATCACTCAAATGTCTGACAGAAGCAGAAACTCACGGCTGGTGCCAGACAGTTTCTCGGCTGTCATTAAGGCTATCCAAAACTGAAGCATAATtgtctaaaataaatttctttttcaacatACCAGCACACAGTGCTATTCAAAGCACTTGGAGATGGCTGCATATTTCTGTGGAGT
Encoded proteins:
- the KLHDC8A gene encoding kelch domain-containing protein 8A; this encodes MEVANTKDFQWKTLAPLPSSRVYSTLVEAGGQVFAIGGCDDNGVPMDCFEVYSPEADQWTSLPAMPTARAGVAVVTLGKRIMVIGGVGVNQMPLKIVEMYNIDEGKWKKRNSLREAAMGISVTAKDYRVYAAGGMGSDLRPHNYLQHYDMLKDIWVSLAAMPTPRYAATSFLRGTKIYVLGGRQSKYAVNAFEVFDTETRSWTKFPNIPNKRAFSSFVPTEDKLFSLGGLRQGRLYRQPKFMRTVDMFDMEQGGWMKMERSLYLKKRRADFVAGYLKGRVVVAGGLGNQPTVLESTEAFHPEKNKWESLPPMPTPRCACSSIVVRNCLLAIGGVSQGLSSAVEALCLSDS